The following proteins come from a genomic window of Ochotona princeps isolate mOchPri1 chromosome 14, mOchPri1.hap1, whole genome shotgun sequence:
- the LOC101534333 gene encoding olfactory receptor 1Q1: protein MDKTNCTSVSYFILLGISTYREEQIPLFLLFLFMYMINMAGNLAIVTLIVSSPRLHTPMYIFLSNLALADICFTSTTVPKMLQNVFSSTKAISYMGCLAQTYFFICFAAMENFLLAVMAYDRYTAICHPFRYHLILTRRLCVQMVAGCHVLSHLHALLHTFLMGQLIFCTENRIPHFFCDLYPLMQISCSSAHLNTLMVHTEGVVVISGALAFIIASYACIISAVLWIPSAKGKWKAFSTCGSHLTVVAIFYGTLTWVYFRPLSSYSVTTGRIVTVMYTVVTPMLNPFIYSLRNGDVKGAFGKWMSRLQTFLFLDKIPKQF from the coding sequence ATGGACAAGACCAACTGCACCAGTGTGTCCTATTTCATTCTCTTAGGAATTTCTACGTACCGAGAAGAGCAGATTCCactcttcctcctttttctatTCATGTACATGATCAACATGGCTGGCAACCTTGCCATCGTCACACTGATTGTCTCTAGTCCACGCCTCCACACCCCCATGTACATCTTCCTCAGTAACTTGGCCTTGGCAGACATCTGCTTCACCTCCACCACCGTCCCCAAAATGCTACAGAATGTTTTCTCCTCTACCAAGGCCATTTCTTACATGGGCTGTTTAGCCCAGACTTACTTCTTTATTTGCTTTGCAGCTATGGAAAACTTCCTGTTGGCGGTGATGGCCTATGACAGGTACACTGCCATCTGTCACCCTTTCCGCTACCATCTGATCCTGACCAGGAGGCTGTGTGTGCAGATGGTGGCTGGGTGCCATGTCCTCTCCCACCTTCATGCTCTCTTGCACACCTTTCTCATGGGCCAACTGATCTTCTGCACAGAGAACAGGATCCCTCACTTCTTCTGTGACCTTTACCCTCTGATGCAGATTTCTTGTAGCAGTGCCCACCTTAACACCCTGATGGTCCACACAGAGGGTGTGGTTGTCATCAGTGGAGCTCTAGCCTTCATCATTGCCTCCTATGCCTGCATCATCTCAGCAGTCCTCTGGATCCCCTCGGCCAAGGGCAAGTGGAAAGCCTTTTCTACCTGTGGCTCCCACCTGACTGTGGTGGCCATCTTCTACGGCACTCTCACCTGGGTCTACTTCAGGCCCCTTTCCAGCTATTCAGTGACTACGGGCCGCATTGTGACAGTCATGTACACAGTGGTCACGCCCATGCTGAATCCCTttatctacagcctgaggaatgGAGATGTCAAAGGGGCCTTCGGGAAATGGATGAGCAGACTACAGACTTTTCTCTTTTTAgataaaatcccaaaacaattctga
- the LOC101534574 gene encoding olfactory receptor 1M1-like — protein sequence MDRRNHTSFYEFLLLGFSEIPEQRPLLLGLFLAMYMVTVVGNLLIILAISSDLQLHTPMYLFLANLSFSDIGFISTIVPKMLDNISSGIKLISYLGCLTQLYFFGLFADLDNFLLAVMALDRYVAISHPLHYTTIMNSQRCVLLVAGSWVITAFHALVHTLLVTRLSFCGPNIIPHFFCDLVPLLKLACSSTYINDLVLTFVAGSLLIGPFVCILTSYFYIALAILRIDSLKGKRKAFSNCTSHLSVVSLFYSTAIGVYLCPPSTYSGGKDRVFSVMYTVVTPMLNPFIYSLRNRDMKGALEKLLRRILKLFLRTCKTLD from the coding sequence ATGGACAGAAGAAACCACACCAGCTTCTATGAATTTCTTCTCCTGGGCTTCTCCGAGATCCCAGAGCAGCGCCCTCTCCTGCTTGGGCTCTTCCTGGCCATGTACATGGTCACTGTGGTGGGGAACCTGCTCATCATCCTGGCCATCAGCTCAGACCTGCAGCTCCACACACCCATGTATCTCTTCTTGGCTAACTTGTCCTTTTCTGACATAGGTTTCATCTCTACAATAGTTCCCAAGATGCTGGATAATATTAGCTCAGGAATTAAGCTGATTTCTTATCTTGGATGTCTGACACAACTCTATTTCTTTGGCCTATTTGCAGATCTAGACAACTTTCTCCTGGCTGTAATGGCACTTGACCGCTATGTAGCCATCAGCCATCCTCTCCACTACACCACAATCATGAACTCCCAGCGCTGTGTCCTGTTGGTGGCTGGGTCTTGGGTGATCACTGCCTTCCATGCTCTAGTGCATACCCTTTTAGTGACCAGACTTTCCTTCTGTGGTCCCAATATCATCCCGCACTTCTTCTGTGATCTGGTCCCACTTCTGAAGCTGGCCTGCTCCAGTACTTACATTAATGACCTGGTACTCACCTTTGTGGCAGGATCACTGCTGATTGGACCCTTTGTCTGCATCCTCACATCTTACTTCTACATTGCTCTGGCTATCCTGAGAATTGACTCTCTAAAAGGTAAGCGAAAGGCCTTTTCCAACTGCACGTCCCACCTCTCTGTGGTCTCTCTGTTCTACAGCACAGCTATTGGAGTCTACTTATGCCCCCCATCAACCTACTCAGGTGGGAAGGACAGAGTCTTCTCAGTCATGTACACGGTGGTGACCCCCATGTTGAACCCATTCATCTACAGCCTGAGAAACAGGGACATGAAGGGGGCACTGGAGAAACTGCTCAGAAGAATATTAAAGCTTTTTCTCAGGACCTGCAAGACTCTGGACTGA
- the LOC101521987 gene encoding olfactory receptor 1B1 — protein sequence MSCAFNASHSPVFLLLGFSRANIPHHLLFVLFLAIYLSTILGNVTLVLLISRDSRLHSPMYYLLRGLSVVDLGLSTVTLPQLLAHLGSEYPAIPAARCLTQFFFFYVFGVTDTLVIAVMALDRYVAICDPLHYALVMNRQLCARLLALSWVVSVVHTMLHVGLLLPLSWTVDAGGHVSLPHFFCDHRPLLRASCSDTHSNEVAIFLEGGFLMLGPCALIVLSYVRIGTTILRLPSAAGRRRAVSTCGSHLTMVGFLYGTIIWVYFQPPSQNSRDQDMVAAVMYTAITPLANPFVYSLRNKDVKGALCRLLKPGRVDS from the coding sequence ATGAGTTGTGCCTTTAATGCCTCACACTCTCCAGTCTTCCTGCTCCTCGGGTTCTCAAGGGCTAACATCCCCCATCATCTCCTCTTTGTCCTGTTTCTGGCTATTTACCTGAGCACCATATTGGGGAATGTGACTTTGGTGCTACTCATCTCCCGGGACTCTAGGCTCCACTCCCCCATGTATTATCTCCTCCGTGGCCTCTCTGTGGTTGACTTGGGACTATCCACAGTCACCCTGCCCCAGTTACTGGCCCATCTGGGCTCTGAATACCCAGCAATTCCTGCTGCCCGTTGCTTGACTCAATTCTTTTTCTTCTACGTGTTTGGAGTTACAGACACCCTTGTGATTGCTGTCATGGCTCTGGatcgctatgtggccatctgtgaCCCTCTGCACTATGCTTTGGTGATGAATCGTCAGCTCTGTGCCCGTTTACTGGCCTTGAGCTGGGTGGTGTCCGTAGTGCACACCATGCTGCATGTGGGACTCCTCCTGCCCCTTTCTTGGACTGTGGATGCTGGGGGCCATGTTAGCCTTCCCCACTTCTTTTGTGACCACCGGCCACTTCTGCGAGCCTCTTGCTCTGACACTCATTCCAATGAGGTAGCCATATTTTTGGAGGGTGGATTCCTTATGCTGGGTCCCTGTGCGCTTATTGTACTCTCCTATGTCCGAATTGGGACCACCATCCTACGTTTGCCTTCAGCTGCTGGTCGCCGCCGAGCTGTCTCCACCTGTGGATCCCACCTCACCATGGTTGGTTTCCTCTATGGCACCATCATTTGGGTCTACTTCCAACCTCCCTCCCAGAACTCTCGGGACCAGGACATGGTGGCTGCGGTCATGTACACTGCCATTACCCCTTTGGCCAACCCCTTTGTGTATAGCCTCCGTAATAAGGATGTTAAGGGTGCACTCTGCAGACTGCTTAAACCAGGGAGAGTCGACTCTTGA